One segment of Panicum virgatum strain AP13 chromosome 3K, P.virgatum_v5, whole genome shotgun sequence DNA contains the following:
- the LOC120696843 gene encoding O-fucosyltransferase 9-like: MRKPAAWRRAGPRGGLRRRGAVVLLLALAYAAGTLMFLLAGRLSGGGSGVEVAASSSQLQRGRRRHADAQPPPPPPQPGSVYRSHLVFERLWSAMRDDATLAASASSLASSASWRRSMLMTSQYQNSGEPWMPCVDTRMTRSELPPSNGYLMIEANGGLNQQRLSICDAVAVASLLNATLVIPTFHLNSVWRDSSKFGDIFDEDHFIETLREHVRVVKKLPEDVLLRFNHNISSIPNMRTKAYSSPKHYVQKVLPKLLELGVVRIAPFSNRLAQSVPSNIQALRCLVNYHALRFSESIRALADNLVDRMTKKSSLTGGKYVSVHLRFEEDMVAFSCCTYDGGLKEKTEMDNARERSWRGKFRRHGRVINPEANRRDGKCPLTPLEVGMMLRGMGFDNTTSLYVASGKIYNSEKYMAPLRQIFPLLATKDSLALPEELAQFKGHSSRLAALDYTVCVQSEVFVTTQGGNFPHFLMGHRRYLFGGNAKTIKPDKRKLVLSFDDPNIRWDRFKQNMQEILQHSDVRSVAFRKPNDSIYTFPMPDCMCQQDGQR, translated from the exons ATGCGCAAGCCCGCCGCGTGGCGCCGCGCGGGCCCCCGCGGCGGCTtgcggaggcgcggcgcggtcgTCCTGCTGCTCGCGCTCGCCTACGCCGCGGGGACGCTCATGTTCCTGCTCGCCGGGAGGCTCTCCGGCGGGGGCTCGGGCGTCGAggtggccgcctcctcctcccagctccagcgggggcggcggcgccacgcggACGCGCAgcccccacccccgccgccgcagccggggTCCGTCTACCGCAGCCACCTCGTCTTCGAGCGGCTCTGGTCGGCCATGCGCGACGACGCCACGCTCGCCGCGTCCGCCTCCTCGCtcgcctcctcggcctcctggcGCCGCAGCATG TTAATGACATCACAATATCAAAATTCTGGGGAGCCATGGATGCCCTGTGTAGATACCAGGATGACTCGATCAG AGTTGCCGCCCTCAAATGGCTATCTCATGATCGAAGCAAATGGTGGTCTGAATCAACAACGACTTTCT ATCTGTGATGCTGTTGCTGTGGCCAGCTTGCTTAATGCAACTCTTGTGATCCCAACATTTCATCTGAATAGCGTTTGGCGTGATTCTAG CAAATTTGGTGATATATTTGACGAAGATCATTTCATTGAGACACTCAGAGAACATGTAAGAGTTGTGAAGAAACTTCCTGAAGATGTTTTGCTGCGCTTCAATCATAATATCAGCAGCATACCAAACATGAGAACTAAAGCCTACTCGTCACCAAAGCACTATGTGCAAAAGGTGCTTCCAAAACTGCTGGAGTTAGG GGTTGTGCGCATAGCCCCATTCTCAAATAGATTAGCTCAGTCAGTTCCATCAAACATCCAGGCCTTGAGGTGTTTGGTAAACTACCATGCATTGAGATTTTCTGAATCCATAAGAGCTCTAGCAGACAATTTGGTTGACCGAATGACGAAAAAGAGTTCCTTGACTGGTGGGAAGTATGTTTCGGTGCATCTTCGCTTTGAAGAG GATATGGTAGCCTTTTCATGCTGTACATATGATGGTGGCTTGAAGGAGAAAACTGAAATGGACAATGCTCGTGAAAGGAGCTGGAGAGGGAAGTTTCGTCGACATGGTCGAGTGATAAATCCAGAGGCAAATAGAAGGGATGGAAAATGTCCACTTACTCCTCTAGAG GTTGGTATGATGCTACGGGGCATGGGATTTGACAATACCACCTCCCTCTATGTTGCTTCTGGTAAAATATACAATTCTGAAAAATACATGGCTCCACTTCGACAGATATTCCCCCTTTTAGCGACAAAGGATTCTCTTGCTTTGCCTGAAGAGCTTGCTCAGTTCAAG GGACACTCATCTCGGCTAGCAGCATTGGATTACACTGTCTGCGTTCAGAGCGAAGTGTTTGTGACAACTCAAGGAGGAAACTTCCCTCACTTTCTGATGGGGCACAGGCGTTACCTTTTTGGAGGGAATGCAAAGACAATAAAACCAGATAAACGGAAGCTGGTTTTATCTTTTGACGATCCCAATATCAG ATGGGATCGATTTAAGCAGAACATGCAGGAAATACTGCAGCACAGTGACGTAAGGAGCGTTGCATTCAGGAAACCTAACGATTCCATATACACCTTCCCGATGCCTGATTGCATGTGCCAGCAAGATGGACAGAGATAG
- the LOC120696844 gene encoding leucine-rich repeat extensin-like protein 5 — translation MRASQTQRPQPLPLPLPPPPLCLPSPPSAPRRGRHRSSYSSSSSSSSSVSSASSTFSPSPSPSPAPSPRASTSSLVLFSWERHPGVPKNSFRGGLLASPTGTPLPLPIPPPLQPPSSRRRRRRPRAKLPAAASSAANGDPFVAAFAECTRDDEGEDDEADRGADAVTAAKDKLWLAPAKPTVSGSAGRPRRPAAGGFLDLYGCKSAMAVVDGAFLARRPVAAARPGPASRTTQR, via the coding sequence ATGCGAGCCTCTCAGACCCAAAGACCGCAGCCGTTGCCGctgcctctgcctcctcctccgctgtgcctgccgtcgccgccctccgcccCTCGCCGCGGGCGCCACCGCAGCTCCTACtcatcctcgtcgtcgtcctcttcCTCCGTCTCCAGCGCCTCATCAACCTTcagcccgtcgccgtcgccgtcgccggccccgTCCCCGCGCGCCAGCACATCCTCCCTCGTTCTCTTCTCGTGGGAGCGCCACCCGGGCGTGCCCAAGAACTCGTTCCGCGGCGGCCTCCTGGCCTCCCCCACAGGCacgccgctcccgctcccgatcccgccgccgctgcaaccgccctcctctcgccgccggcgccgccgcccgcgcgccaaaCTTCCAGCTgccgcgtcctccgccgccaACGGCGACCCCTTCGTCGCCGCGTTCGCCGAGTGCACCAGGGACGACGAAGGCGAGGATGACGAGGCGGATCGCGGCGCCGACGCCGTGACCGCGGCCAAAGACAAGCTCTGGCTGGCGCCGGCAAAGCCAACGGTATCAGGCAGCGCCGGGCGTCCGCGGCGACCTGCCGCCGGCGGCTTCCTGGACCTCTACGGGTGCAAGAGCGCCATGGCGGTCGTCGACGGCGCCTTCCTTGCCCGCAGGCCCGTCGCCGCAGCACGTCCCGGGCCGGCAAGCCGGACAACACAGAGATAG
- the LOC120696842 gene encoding uncharacterized protein LOC120696842, producing the protein MRRGGGGGGRRGGRGGGGFGRRDTRPGGGASRDNRDRRPDHRPRRTPSPSPDRRPRRTRGEGDDSDPSHGGRISYVSRDRIGYGSGDRIGYGSGDRSPPRRERTGYGDRHASPRRGRAEYEGPRDPPGRGTNRDYGGDRHSPRGRREYSPPVARDYRRGPYREERDRYDRPGRGNDHGYETPPAYMLPDHPSDLGRPSQHAGKKESDYFGGSGDRGLLKDDYLGGGHGPRSIGKESELFGDDGVTLRVSANELGRTTTMYSQDLRSPLLRKSPPPRAVLSPPPLYPSVPLETGFLTGGSAVKAIDSYGAGSTHLPHEDGNFKYHKHSHDTYIERGRDMERHYSGSRDLVSEKGGGTERFYSAGNVPAGRVRETEMFYSSRDMLESDLLPSTQLKVPGDSSSALLAKDHAHRMHTLPDYEPGNGYIMDGLGRSSHDSLGHGIGHPRRLSGSPLEHGSAHGDEALLDIARLSHPKRAPRAASMEYDAHDEYARRDPINDAYAAPENLRVSASLNSKHISAAASFRGTRNERINHHLRLPHRIEEFESSFEAMHQDTKHLNQHSYDGDASGQYPTARGGNNRYSHSPETEPIGIVRRPARHHESASFENLSDQESSPMISRKRYRSPSYLYHDVHQAVGGFAEYGPYDDDTDAYDMVDDDDEYDGRYDMPTNHDVFSRLALPHENNGEWTDMDQGNHPHSDIFTYGHSKHIPMSQRLSRPNSHPQSWGTSMHGRGRGSGRGGLTKSAKKRLKTAPHQLYGGYPSEKNEFIKPNKFSKFSEDDPDTSHVKHEDAPEYVDLPVQKDPPEGSEEFRKQVHQAFLNYAKMLNESPATQKKYREATKGSLSCCVCRSVARKFPDIDALLSHAYNTCKEGLKTRHLGFHKALCVLMGWNWLVAPDTSKAHHSIPSEEVNAMRGDLMLWPPVVVIHNSSIVNKVKDTEAKVVSMEEIECVLADIGLPREKLKVSRGRPADQSVFLVKFQPTISGFQEAMRIHNHFSIRNHGKEEFQQMRDGKGKKAAIVDNLEELLYAHIALVEDLVYLDEEAKRRCKIRSKKEVAANADATLN; encoded by the exons atgcgacgcggcggcggaggtggaggcagacgaggaggacgaggtggaggcggctTCGGCCGCAGGGACacgcgccccggcggcggcgcctcccgcGACAACCGGGACAGGCGCCCCGACCATCGACCCCGCCGCACCCCATCGCCGTCCCCggaccgccgcccgcgccgcacgAGGGGCGAGGGCGACGACAGCGACCCGTCCCACGGCGGCCGCATCAGCTATGTTAGCCGCGACCGGATCGGCTATGGCAGCGGCGACCGCATCGGCTATGGCAGCGGCGACCGCAGCCCGCCCCGGCGCGAGCGCACTGGCTACGGCGACCGACACGCGTCCCCCCGCCGCGGGCGTGCGGAATACGAGGGCCCCCGCGACCCGCCCGGCCGAGGAACCAACAGGGATTACGGCGGCGACCGTCACTCGCCCCGCGGGCGTAGGGAATACTCGCCCCCCGTGGCTAGGGACTACAGAAGGGGGCCCTACCGCGAGGAGCGGGACCGCTACGACCGCCCTGGCCGCGGCAATGATCATGGCTACGAGACACCACCGGCATACATGCTGCCCGACCATCCTTCCGACCTGGGGCGGCCATCCCAACACGCAGGGAAGAAGGAAAGCGACTACTTTGGTGGCTCTGGCGACCGTGGCCTTCTCAAGGACGACTACCTTGGGGGCGGCCATGGTCCCCGGAGCATTGGCAAGGAGAGCGAGTTGTTTGGGGATGATGGTGTGACGCTCAGAGTTAGTGCAAATGAACTGGGAAGGACTACCACAATGTACTCCCAAGACCTCAGGTCGCCCCTGCTCCGCAAGTCACCACCACCAAGGGCTGTATTATCTCCACCACCTCTTTATCCCTCTGTGCCACTGGAGACAGGATTCTTGACGGGGGGATCTGCCGTGAAGGCCATTGACAGTTATGGTGCTGGAAGCACCCACCTGCCACATGAGGATGGCAATTTTAAGTACCATAAGCATTCTCATGACACATACATTGAGAGGGGTAGAGATATGGAGAGACATTATTCTGGCAGTAGAGATTTAGTTTCTGAGAAAGGTGGAGGAACTGAAAGGTTTTATTCTGCTGGGAATGTGCCTGCTGGGAGGGTTAGAGAGACAGAGATGTTTTACTCTAGTAGGGATATGCTGGAGTCTGACCTGCTGCCATCAACACAGTTGAAGGTTCCTGGGGATTCTTCCTCAGCTTTGCTTGCTAAGGACCACGCACACAGAATGCACACTCTGCCTGATTATGAGCCAGGCAATGGATACATAATGGATGGCCTTGGCAGGTCATCTCATGACTCACTAGGGCATGGGATTGGTCATCCTCGTAGGTTATCAGGAAGTCCATTAGAGCATGGCAGTGCTCATGGTGATGAAGCATTACTGGATATTGCAAGGCTGTCACACCCTAAGCGTGCACCAAGAGCTGCATCCATGGAGTATGATGCACATGATGAATATGCCAGAAGGGATCCAATAAATGATGCATATGCGGCACCGGAGAACTTACGTGTGAGTGCCTCACTGAATTCAAAGCATATATCAGCTGCTGCATCTTTTAGAGGCACCAGGAATGAAAGGATTAACCACCACCTGAGGTTACCCCATAGGATTGAAGAGTTTGAGAGTAGCTTTGAAGCCATGCATCAAGACACAAAGCACTTAAATCAGCATTCTTATGACGGTGATGCTTCCGGACAGTACCCAACAGCAAGGGGTGGTAATAATCGCTACTCCCACTCCCCTGAAACTGAGCCCATTGGAATTGTGAGGCGACCAGCTCGTCATCATGAGTCTGCTTCATTTGAGAACTTAAGTGACCAAGAATCTTCACCTATGATTTCTAGGAAAAGATACAGAAGCCCTTCATATCTATACCATGATGTGCATCAAGCTGTTGGTGGGTTTGCAGAATATGGGCCCTATGATGATGATACGGATGCATATGACAtggttgatgatgatgatgaatatgatgGAAGATATGATATGCCAACTAACCATGATGTTTTCTCAAGGCTTGCTTTGCCACATGAAAACAATGGGGAATGGACTGATATGGATCAGGGAAACCATCCTCATTCTGACATCTTTACTTACGGGCATTCAAAACACATACCTATGTCTCAGAGGCTATCCAGACCCAATTCCCACCCACAATCATGGGGAACTTCTATGcatggaagaggaagaggaagcggAAGAGGAGGATTGACTAAAAGTGCAAAAAAGAGACTGAAAACTGCTCCTCATCAATTATATGGTGGATATCCATCAGAGAAAAATGAATTTATTAAGCCAAATAAATTCTCTAAGTTTTCAGAAGATGATCCTGATACTTCTCATGTGAAGCATGAAGATGCTCCAGAGTATGTGGATCTTCCTGTTCAGAAAGATCCACCAGAAGGTTCTGAGGAATTCCGGAAGCAGGTTCACCAAGCCTTCCTTAACTATGCGAAGATGTTAAATGAGAGCCCAGCCACACAGAAGAAATACCGTGAGGCTACAAAAGGATCTTTGTCTTGCTGTGTCTGTCGCAG TGTTGCAAGGAAGTTTCCAGATATTGATGCCttgctgtcacatgcttacaatACATGCAAAGAGGGGTTGAAGACAAGACACTTAGGGTTTCACAAAGCACTCTGTGTTTTGATGGGGTGGAATTGGCTTGTTGCTCCAGACACATCTAAAGCCCATCACTCGATTCCATCTGAGGAAGTGAATGCCATGAGGGGAGATCTCATGCTGTGGCCTCCAGTGGTTGTGATACATAACAGCTCAATCGTGAACAAGGTTAAGGATACTGAAGCAAAGGTTGTGTCCATGGAAGAAATTGAATGTGTACTGGCAG ATATTGGGTTACCACGTGAGAAGTTGAAGGTTAGCCGTGGAAGACCTGCCGATCAGAGTGTCTTCCTAGTGAAGTTCCAGCCAACAATATCTGGGTTTCAGGAAGCCATGAGAATCCACAATCATTTCTCCATCAGAAACCATGGCAAGGAAGAATTCCAGCAGATGCGAGATGGCAAAGGTAAGAAGGCTGCTATTGTTGACAACCTTGAAGAGCTGCTCTATGCGCATATTGCATTGGTCGAAGACCTGGTTTACCTAGATGAGGAAGCAAAGAGGAGATGCAAGATAAGGAGCAAGAAGGAAGTCGCGGCCAATGCAGATGCCACACTAAACTAG
- the LOC120700359 gene encoding uncharacterized protein LOC120700359, with protein sequence MAAFLSDSRKASHGDASVKKSDLFASGGVPIAATAILSGSEKQAKQAPATPFVVRSKSNARPKQSQSRSPSRLCRHPTSNRRASHPPTSTRRTSKQQQRSGGPRSLPGRGWLTASWRALAAAALALWLVPVVLALALLWLPLLCCAVAAVRFRRVRKSRACGGRGGSWREDITADDAGDRARLLHRYLRDQMELVGAGADDAGDQLELPADQ encoded by the exons ATGGCCGCGTTCCTCTCCGACTCCCGGAAAGCAAGCCACGGCGACGCGTCCGTCAAAA AGTCGGATCTGTTCGCCTCAGGTGGCGTGCCCATCGCCGCGACCGCGATCCTCTCCGGCTCCGAGAAGCAAGCAAAGCAAGCCCCGGCGACAC CTTTTGTTGTCAGAAGCAAGAGCAACGCCCGCCCAAAGCAAAGCCAAAGCAGGAGCCCGTCTCGTCTTTGCCGCCACCCGACTTCCAACCGGCGAGCCAGCCACCCACCCACGAGCACGAGGAGAACAAGCAAGCAACAGCAAAGATCCGGCGGCCCTCGCTCTCTCCCGGGCCGGGGATGGCTGACGGCGTCGTGGCGCgcgctggccgcggcggcgctggcgctctGGCTGGTCCCCGTGGTCCTGGCGCTGGCGCTCCTCTGGCTGCCGCTGCTCTgctgcgccgtcgccgccgtccgcttCCGGCGGGTCCGGAAGTCGCGCGCCTGCGGCGGGCGAGGGGGGTCGTGGCGGGAGGATATCACGGCCGATGACGCCGGCGATCGGGCGCGGCTGCTGCACCGGTACCTCCGCGACCAGATGGAGCTCGTCGGCGCCGGGGCCGACGACGCAGGGGACCAGCTGGAGCTCCCAGCTGATCAGTAG
- the LOC120700358 gene encoding uncharacterized protein LOC120700358 produces METEDEELGPERIFEIYRKDWLMMWGRNGARSFEAETEFPPMRYTDIPVLPSNARPGDTMEVFFLKRNYLFRRGRDNCQTLTSPQDSLLELTGPSRVILLWDEPVFELDLKAKGKAGSSSSEDDKILCLDFFGYNNICYKGSLSYAKTEVVSSKHSTVEVRFAHLKRSVEATITARISKGSGNFSARLTACNTSIGEDVVLLDTRGQEVPVGEDGEVRLQRRVVVVEERAQLILGIKAEQIAGDTAETAESSSKLEKKFGFYAKSALRNEGYFHVGSSSLHILVAWSLLP; encoded by the exons ATGGAGACGGAGGACGAGGAGTTGGGGCCAGAACGTATCTTTGAGATTTACCGCAAGGATTGGCTCATGATGTGGGGCAGAAACGGCGCCAGATCCTTCGAGGCCGAGA CCGAGTTCCCTCCCATGCGCTACACAGACATACCGGTACTGCCATCAAATGCCAGACCTGGTGATACTATGGAGGTCTTCTTCCTCAAG CGCAACTACCTCTTCCGTCGAGGCAGAGATAATTGCCAGACCCTCACCTCTCCTCAG GATTCTCTTTTGGAACTTACAGGTCCTAGCCGCGTCATCCTGCTGTGGGATGAGCCTGTTTTCGAGCTTGACCTGAAAGCGAAGGGCAAAGCAGGGAGTTCATCATCTGAAGACGACAAGATCTTGTGCTTGGATTTCTTTGGGTACAACAACATTTGTTACAAAGGCAGTCTCAGTTACGCCAAAACTGAGGTGGTTTCAAGCAAGCATAGCACAGTGGAGGTCAGGTTTGCCCATCTCAAACGCTCCGTGGAGGCGACCATCACAGCCCGCATCAGCAAGGGATCAGGCAACTTCAGTGCACGCCTCACTGCCTGCAACACGAGCATTGGCGAGGACGTGGTGCTGCTGGACACCCGGGGCCAGGAGGTGCCTGTTGGCGAGGACGGGGAGGTTAGGCTGCagcgccgcgtcgtcgtcgtggaGGAGAGGGCTCAACTGATCCTTGGCATCAAGGCTGAACAGATAGCAGGTGACACTGCTGAGACTGCTGAGAGCAGCAGTAAGCTTGAGAAGAAGTTTGGTTTTTATGCCAAGTCAGCACTGAGAAACGAAGGGTATTTCCATGTTGGGTCCTCGAGCCTGCATATTCTGGTCGCATGGTCACTTCTTCCTTAG